In Streptomyces seoulensis, the following are encoded in one genomic region:
- a CDS encoding phosphatase PAP2 family protein has translation MNARSEPAGTEPDSTLRPPLLREFLLVAGLFLVYKLGRQIAGGHTSDAFRDAHRVWHLERAVHLPAETDVQSALLHGDTLVHLANTYYATVHFPATVAFLVWLYLRRPAHYVWARRVLALVTSAALVLAFTFPLAPPRMLSGTGLLDTARIYGPSVYGPPSSDHLSNQFAAMPSLHFGWALMVAVGLIAATRSRWRRLWLLHPLITLAVIVGTANHYWLDSIVATALLVTALAVVPSPHRTAGPGSAGTPRLRLLPQDTALAGPAR, from the coding sequence ATGAACGCCCGATCCGAGCCCGCCGGAACGGAACCGGACTCAACGCTCCGGCCTCCGCTTCTGCGGGAGTTCCTGCTCGTCGCGGGACTCTTCTTGGTCTACAAGCTCGGGCGACAGATCGCGGGCGGCCACACCTCGGACGCCTTCCGCGACGCCCACCGGGTCTGGCACCTGGAGCGCGCCGTCCATCTGCCCGCCGAGACGGACGTCCAGTCCGCGCTGCTGCACGGCGACACCCTGGTCCACCTGGCGAACACCTACTACGCCACCGTGCACTTCCCGGCCACCGTCGCCTTCCTGGTCTGGCTGTATCTGCGCCGCCCCGCCCACTACGTCTGGGCCCGCCGGGTCCTGGCGCTGGTGACGAGCGCGGCGCTGGTGCTGGCGTTCACCTTCCCGCTGGCCCCGCCGAGGATGCTGAGCGGCACCGGCCTGCTGGACACGGCCCGGATATACGGCCCCTCGGTGTACGGGCCGCCGTCGAGCGACCACCTCTCCAACCAGTTCGCCGCGATGCCCTCGCTGCACTTCGGCTGGGCGCTGATGGTGGCCGTCGGCCTGATCGCCGCGACCCGGTCCCGCTGGCGCCGGCTGTGGCTGCTGCACCCGCTGATCACCCTGGCGGTGATCGTGGGCACCGCCAACCACTACTGGCTGGACTCGATCGTGGCGACGGCCCTGCTGGTCACCGCGCTGGCCGTGGTCCCCTCCCCGCACCGCACGGCGGGCCCGGGAAGCGCGGGCACCCCCCGCCTCCGGCTCCTCCCGCAGGACACCGCGCTCGCGGGACCGGCCCGATGA
- a CDS encoding TetR/AcrR family transcriptional regulator — protein MTSQAADEPETVVASRRSKLTPEREQEFFDAVLDQIRHCGYESVTMEGVAASTRCSKSTLYRQWKTKPQFVAAALRASRKVRFAGIDTGSLTEDLRQAARAAGDWSGKDTRLLQSLGHAVTDDRELAEALREALVHPEIAALQEMLERGVARGEVPAGHPALEYVPAMMFGVLRVRPVLCGQYADSDYLAGFVEAVVLPALGLPRDTAE, from the coding sequence ATGACGTCGCAGGCCGCGGACGAACCGGAGACGGTCGTCGCCTCGCGCCGCTCCAAGCTCACGCCCGAGCGTGAGCAGGAGTTCTTCGACGCCGTGCTCGACCAGATCCGCCACTGCGGCTACGAGTCCGTCACCATGGAGGGCGTCGCCGCCAGCACCCGGTGCAGCAAGTCCACGCTCTACCGGCAGTGGAAGACCAAGCCCCAGTTCGTCGCCGCCGCGCTGCGCGCCAGCCGCAAGGTACGGTTCGCCGGGATTGACACCGGTTCCCTCACCGAGGACCTGCGCCAGGCCGCGCGGGCGGCGGGGGACTGGTCGGGCAAGGACACCCGGCTGCTCCAGTCCCTCGGGCACGCCGTCACCGACGACCGGGAGCTGGCCGAGGCGCTGCGCGAGGCGCTGGTCCACCCGGAGATCGCCGCGCTCCAGGAGATGCTGGAGCGGGGCGTGGCGCGGGGCGAGGTCCCGGCGGGCCACCCCGCGCTGGAGTACGTACCGGCGATGATGTTCGGCGTCCTGCGCGTACGTCCCGTGCTGTGCGGGCAGTACGCCGACTCCGACTACCTGGCCGGGTTCGTGGAGGCCGTCGTGCTTCCCGCGCTCGGTCTGCCGAGAGACACGGCCGAGTAG
- a CDS encoding LURP-one-related/scramblase family protein: MTTQSNIPAGSYPDADGTPGGTLFTEPVLVVNQKAKLIELTNEYKVMDQNGRELGAVVEVGQGVLRKILRFVSSWDQFLTHRLEIRDTTGQPQLLLTRPAKIFKSRVLVARPDGSPVGEIVQRNMIGKINFAMNVDGRQVGAIKAENWRAWNFAIVDDAGTEIARITKTWEGLAKTLFTTADNYVLQIHRPLPEPLRSLVVATALTVDTALKQDSRGLG; encoded by the coding sequence GCACTCTCTTCACCGAGCCCGTGCTCGTGGTGAACCAGAAGGCCAAGCTCATCGAGCTGACCAACGAGTACAAGGTCATGGACCAGAACGGCCGTGAACTCGGTGCGGTGGTCGAGGTCGGGCAGGGTGTGCTCCGCAAGATCCTGCGGTTCGTCTCCAGCTGGGACCAGTTCCTCACCCACCGGCTGGAGATCCGGGACACCACGGGGCAGCCGCAGCTGCTGCTCACCCGTCCCGCGAAGATCTTCAAGTCGCGGGTGCTGGTGGCCCGTCCGGACGGTTCGCCGGTCGGTGAGATCGTCCAGCGGAACATGATCGGCAAGATCAACTTCGCGATGAACGTGGACGGCCGGCAGGTCGGCGCGATCAAGGCGGAGAACTGGCGGGCCTGGAACTTCGCCATCGTGGACGACGCGGGCACCGAGATCGCCCGGATCACCAAGACCTGGGAAGGTCTGGCGAAGACGCTGTTCACCACGGCGGACAACTACGTCCTCCAGATCCACCGCCCGCTGCCCGAGCCGCTGCGCAGCCTCGTCGTGGCGACCGCGCTCACCGTGGACACCGCGCTGAAGCAGGACTCGCGCGGCCTGGGCTGA
- a CDS encoding DUF2510 domain-containing protein, protein MTQVTPPGWYPDPGQTHDAPPTERWWDGNAWTAEVRPAGTAQAAPPPAYPPYAYGGYPAQPPAGNRRALRTGIAVAAAAAVLACVGVGVYALAKDPGGGDRAGSRPRQGQEPRQEGPGGPRKSPSPDRSAAPKVRGGGTLPDPVNGISMPVPEGWTGQAFAIGAQVTSDKSYKCPGDTSKNCTAGGAYSAPARALGTRGETAEAVAKADVAAGAEESYSGNSYGGITSHQVLASRAVTVAGQKGYLVRWKAVTRKGADGYVESAAFPSPADPSRMLVVRFGLDVGQSTGVMDEILKGIKVSSGGGNGQDV, encoded by the coding sequence ATGACGCAGGTGACTCCTCCCGGCTGGTATCCCGACCCCGGACAGACGCACGACGCCCCGCCCACCGAACGCTGGTGGGACGGCAACGCCTGGACGGCCGAGGTCCGTCCGGCCGGGACGGCCCAGGCCGCTCCCCCGCCCGCCTACCCTCCGTACGCCTACGGCGGGTACCCCGCCCAGCCCCCGGCCGGGAACCGGCGCGCGCTGCGCACCGGGATAGCCGTCGCGGCGGCGGCCGCGGTGCTGGCGTGCGTCGGGGTCGGCGTGTACGCGCTGGCCAAGGACCCCGGCGGCGGCGACCGGGCCGGCTCGCGGCCCCGGCAGGGACAGGAGCCCCGGCAGGAGGGACCGGGCGGACCTCGAAAGTCGCCGTCCCCCGACCGGTCGGCCGCGCCCAAGGTGCGCGGCGGCGGCACCCTGCCGGACCCGGTCAACGGGATCAGCATGCCGGTGCCGGAGGGCTGGACCGGGCAGGCGTTCGCCATCGGCGCCCAGGTGACCTCGGACAAGTCCTACAAGTGCCCCGGCGACACCTCCAAGAACTGCACGGCGGGCGGCGCGTACTCGGCGCCGGCCCGCGCTCTGGGCACGCGCGGCGAGACGGCCGAGGCGGTCGCCAAGGCGGATGTCGCGGCGGGCGCCGAGGAGTCGTACAGCGGGAACTCCTACGGCGGCATCACCTCGCACCAGGTGCTGGCCTCGCGGGCGGTGACGGTGGCCGGGCAGAAGGGCTATCTGGTGCGCTGGAAGGCGGTCACCCGCAAGGGCGCCGACGGGTATGTGGAGTCGGCCGCCTTCCCCTCGCCCGCCGATCCGAGCCGGATGCTGGTGGTGCGCTTCGGGCTGGACGTGGGGCAGTCCACGGGGGTGATGGACGAGATCCTCAAGGGGATCAAGGTGTCGTCCGGCGGGGGGAACGGCCAGGACGTCTGA